One genomic window of Niveibacterium sp. SC-1 includes the following:
- a CDS encoding AlkA N-terminal domain-containing protein: MVPDDAACYAALIARDARFDGRLFVGVSSTGIYCRPICRVRTPKAENCRFFSSAAAAEDAGYRPCLRCRPELAPGLATSDPVSRLAWVATQRLEADGEAGLATLAARLGVSERHLRRAFQAEFGVAPVAWLQTQRLLLAKRLLTDTRLPLTEVAFAAGFGSLRRFNALFKTRYGLAPSRLREGALPPDAAAPCFELAYRPPLDWPRMLAFLAGRCIAGVEEVSDLRYRRTVSVDTPQGAVCGWVEVALSPARATLVVQVAPELLRGLPAVLAGVRRLFDLGCDPVPILAVLGPLAADAPGLRVPGCFNGFEMAVRAILGQQVTVKAAHTIAGRLVAALGTPMATPFEALTHRFPEATTLAAADEALLGSLGIVRQRGGAIIALARAVGEGRLDLAPSADVEASIASLRTISGIGPWTAQYIAMRALAWPDAWPSGDVALIKSLRAATAREADRMAAAWSPWRAYATLHCWRRLSEPLPESAR, from the coding sequence ATGGTTCCCGATGACGCCGCCTGCTATGCCGCACTGATCGCGCGTGATGCCCGTTTCGACGGACGCCTCTTCGTGGGGGTGAGCTCCACCGGGATCTACTGCCGGCCGATCTGCCGCGTGCGTACGCCCAAGGCGGAAAACTGCCGCTTCTTCTCCAGCGCTGCGGCGGCCGAGGATGCGGGCTATCGCCCCTGTCTGCGTTGCCGACCGGAGCTGGCGCCCGGCTTGGCGACATCGGATCCGGTGTCGCGCCTGGCCTGGGTCGCGACCCAGCGGCTGGAGGCCGACGGCGAAGCCGGGCTTGCCACGCTGGCCGCGCGGCTGGGCGTGAGCGAGCGCCATTTGCGCCGCGCCTTCCAGGCCGAATTCGGCGTGGCGCCCGTGGCGTGGCTGCAGACCCAGCGCTTGCTGCTCGCCAAACGCCTGCTCACGGACACCCGTCTGCCACTGACGGAAGTTGCGTTTGCGGCGGGCTTTGGCAGCTTGCGGCGCTTCAACGCCTTGTTCAAGACGCGCTACGGTCTTGCACCGAGCCGGCTGCGCGAAGGCGCGTTGCCGCCGGACGCGGCCGCGCCCTGTTTCGAACTCGCCTACCGGCCGCCCCTGGATTGGCCGCGCATGCTGGCTTTCCTGGCCGGGCGGTGCATAGCGGGCGTCGAAGAAGTCTCGGACTTGCGCTACCGCCGCACGGTGAGCGTCGATACGCCGCAAGGGGCCGTGTGCGGCTGGGTCGAGGTTGCCCTGTCGCCCGCGCGGGCGACGCTCGTCGTGCAGGTGGCGCCCGAACTCCTGCGGGGTCTGCCCGCAGTGCTTGCGGGCGTACGACGACTCTTCGACCTGGGCTGCGATCCCGTGCCGATCCTCGCCGTGCTCGGACCGCTGGCCGCCGACGCGCCGGGTTTGCGCGTGCCGGGCTGCTTCAATGGTTTCGAGATGGCGGTGCGCGCGATCCTCGGCCAGCAGGTCACGGTCAAGGCTGCCCACACGATCGCTGGACGCCTGGTCGCCGCACTGGGTACGCCGATGGCAACACCCTTTGAGGCGCTGACGCACCGCTTCCCCGAAGCGACGACGCTGGCGGCAGCGGACGAGGCCTTACTGGGAAGCCTGGGCATCGTGCGCCAGCGCGGCGGGGCAATCATCGCCCTGGCCCGTGCCGTGGGGGAGGGGCGGCTCGATCTGGCACCAAGCGCCGACGTGGAAGCGAGCATCGCGAGCCTGCGCACGATCTCCGGCATCGGCCCCTGGACCGCGCAGTACATCGCGATGCGCGCGCTGGCGTGGCCGGACGCCTGGCCCAGCGGCGACGTCGCCCTGATCAAATCCCTGAGGGCTGCCACGGCGCGCGAAGCCGACCGTATGGCCGCAGCCTGGAGCCCCTGGCGCGCCTATGCGACGCTGCATTGCTGGCGGCGCCTGTCCGAACCCCTGCCGGAGTCCGCCCGATGA
- a CDS encoding methylated-DNA--[protein]-cysteine S-methyltransferase codes for MNLPVPSVRFAYVETPLGRMLLGARGDALVGAWFEGQKYFPESGAGAEILAASDDPLFARARTQLQEYFSGVRREFDLPFAPEGSAHQRQVWAAIAQVPFGQTRGYGQVAEAIGRPKASRAVGAATGRNPLSVFIPCHRLVGGAGALTGYAGGLPRKQALLALEGVPVDGARIRRT; via the coding sequence ATGAATTTGCCTGTTCCGTCCGTGCGCTTTGCCTACGTTGAAACGCCGCTGGGCCGGATGCTCCTCGGCGCCCGCGGCGATGCGCTTGTCGGCGCCTGGTTCGAAGGGCAGAAGTACTTTCCCGAGTCGGGTGCCGGAGCGGAGATCCTGGCCGCATCTGACGACCCTCTCTTCGCGCGGGCACGAACGCAACTGCAGGAGTATTTCAGTGGCGTGCGCCGGGAGTTCGACCTGCCCTTCGCGCCCGAGGGGAGTGCTCACCAGCGGCAGGTGTGGGCCGCAATCGCGCAGGTGCCGTTCGGCCAGACGCGTGGCTACGGCCAGGTCGCGGAGGCGATCGGCCGGCCGAAGGCCTCTCGGGCGGTCGGGGCCGCGACGGGACGCAATCCGCTCTCGGTCTTCATCCCCTGTCACCGCCTCGTGGGTGGTGCCGGCGCGCTCACGGGCTACGCCGGAGGCTTGCCTCGCAAGCAGGCCCTGCTGGCGCTGGAGGGCGTGCCGGTGGACGGAGCGCGGATCCGGCGGACTTGA
- a CDS encoding heavy metal translocating P-type ATPase has translation MTGTTSELAVREVTLGVEGMSCASCVNRLEKVLRAAPGVSAASVNLATESARVAVADPAALQAAADAVRKAGFGVAEDEIKLVVEGMTCASCVARVEKALARVAGVSGATVNLATETARVRGLRGALTAEALIDAVARAGYRAHLPQEESPAAPVRAGWQAPGEGALLIVGAALALPLLLPMLGAPLGRDWMLPIWLQWLLATPVQFVLGARFYRAGWGALRAGSGNMDLLVALGTSAAYGLSLWLWWRHGGHAHAYFEAAAAVIVLVRLGKWLEARAKRQTTAAIRALQALRPDRARVITLSGERELPLAELRLGDRVAIRAGERIPMDGEVEEGASSVDESLLTGESRLITKQVGDSLIGGAINGEGRLVARVTALGAETVLARIIRMVEDAQAAKAPIQRLVDKVAAVFVPVVVVIAMLTCAAWGLWAGDWERALVNAVAVLVIACPCALGLATPAAIMAGTGAGARHGILIKDAEALELAHSVRRVIFDKTGTLTRGMPEVLSIGVSAQLAESEVLQLAAALQTAAAHPLAKALQARLPAGGLPVASELRNVAGRGVRGEIAGKQLLFGNRRLMEESGLAVADDPEAVARGSTVSWLAEIAPETRVLGWIAFGDQIKDEARAAVEALHGLGIDTAVVSGDSHAAVKQVAQALGIDELRAGVLPEAKVEAVRDLQQGGRLVAMVGDGVNDAPALAAADVGIAMGGGTDVAMQAAGITLMRGDLRLVPAAIALSRRTVSKIRQNLFWAFIYNVVGIPLAAAGLLSPVVAGAAMALSSVSVLANALLLARWRPAQE, from the coding sequence ATGACCGGCACCACGTCCGAGCTCGCTGTCCGGGAAGTGACCCTGGGCGTCGAAGGCATGAGCTGCGCCTCTTGCGTGAATCGCCTCGAGAAGGTACTGCGCGCCGCACCCGGTGTGAGCGCGGCGTCGGTGAATCTCGCGACCGAATCGGCGCGGGTGGCCGTCGCCGACCCGGCCGCCTTGCAGGCCGCGGCCGATGCCGTACGCAAGGCGGGCTTCGGCGTGGCGGAAGACGAGATCAAGCTGGTCGTCGAGGGTATGACCTGCGCCTCCTGCGTCGCCCGGGTGGAAAAGGCGCTTGCCAGGGTCGCCGGGGTGAGCGGGGCGACGGTCAATCTGGCGACCGAGACGGCGCGCGTGCGAGGCCTGCGCGGCGCGCTGACGGCTGAAGCGCTGATCGATGCGGTCGCGCGTGCCGGCTATCGGGCGCATCTGCCGCAGGAGGAATCCCCGGCTGCGCCGGTGCGTGCCGGCTGGCAAGCGCCCGGTGAAGGCGCCCTCCTGATCGTCGGCGCCGCGCTCGCCTTGCCGCTGCTCTTGCCCATGCTCGGCGCGCCGCTCGGCCGCGACTGGATGTTGCCGATCTGGCTGCAATGGCTGCTGGCGACGCCGGTCCAGTTCGTCCTGGGCGCGCGCTTCTATCGCGCCGGCTGGGGCGCCTTGCGTGCAGGCTCCGGCAACATGGATCTGTTGGTGGCGCTGGGTACTAGCGCGGCCTACGGGCTTTCGCTGTGGCTCTGGTGGCGGCACGGCGGGCATGCGCATGCCTACTTCGAAGCCGCGGCCGCAGTGATCGTGCTGGTGCGCCTGGGCAAGTGGCTGGAAGCGCGGGCCAAGCGTCAGACGACAGCGGCGATCCGCGCGCTGCAGGCGCTGCGGCCCGACCGTGCCCGCGTCATCACGCTGTCGGGTGAGCGCGAGCTGCCGCTGGCCGAGCTGCGCCTGGGCGATCGGGTCGCGATCCGCGCGGGCGAGCGGATACCGATGGATGGCGAGGTCGAGGAGGGCGCTTCCAGTGTCGATGAATCGCTGCTCACCGGAGAGAGCCGGCTGATCACCAAGCAGGTGGGCGACTCCCTCATCGGCGGTGCCATCAACGGCGAAGGGCGGCTGGTCGCGCGGGTGACGGCGCTGGGGGCCGAAACCGTGCTCGCGCGGATCATCCGCATGGTCGAGGACGCGCAGGCCGCCAAGGCACCGATCCAGCGCCTGGTGGACAAAGTCGCGGCCGTGTTCGTGCCGGTGGTGGTCGTCATTGCCATGCTCACCTGCGCCGCATGGGGCCTGTGGGCAGGTGACTGGGAGCGCGCACTGGTGAATGCGGTCGCGGTGCTCGTGATCGCCTGCCCCTGCGCCCTGGGTCTGGCGACGCCGGCGGCGATCATGGCCGGCACAGGCGCCGGCGCCCGGCACGGCATCCTGATCAAGGATGCGGAAGCCCTGGAGCTTGCTCACTCGGTCCGTCGCGTGATTTTCGACAAGACCGGCACGCTCACGCGCGGGATGCCGGAAGTGTTGAGCATCGGTGTGAGTGCGCAACTGGCCGAAAGCGAAGTGCTCCAGCTTGCGGCGGCCCTGCAGACCGCGGCAGCCCATCCGCTGGCCAAGGCCTTGCAGGCAAGACTGCCGGCCGGCGGGTTGCCCGTTGCCAGCGAGCTCAGGAACGTTGCCGGGCGTGGCGTGCGGGGCGAGATCGCAGGCAAGCAGTTGTTGTTCGGCAACCGCCGTCTGATGGAAGAGAGCGGCCTGGCGGTGGCAGACGATCCGGAGGCGGTCGCGCGTGGCAGCACGGTTTCCTGGCTTGCGGAAATCGCGCCCGAAACCCGCGTGCTGGGCTGGATCGCCTTTGGCGACCAGATCAAGGACGAGGCGCGCGCCGCGGTGGAGGCCCTGCACGGGCTGGGCATCGACACCGCCGTGGTCAGCGGCGACAGCCATGCGGCAGTGAAGCAAGTCGCTCAGGCCTTGGGCATCGACGAGCTACGGGCCGGGGTGCTCCCGGAGGCCAAGGTCGAAGCCGTGCGGGATCTGCAGCAGGGTGGGCGGCTGGTGGCCATGGTGGGTGACGGCGTGAACGACGCGCCGGCGCTGGCCGCCGCGGATGTGGGTATCGCGATGGGCGGCGGAACCGACGTGGCGATGCAAGCGGCCGGCATCACCCTCATGCGCGGAGACCTGCGCCTGGTGCCGGCGGCGATCGCGCTCTCCCGGCGTACCGTGAGCAAGATCCGCCAGAACCTCTTCTGGGCCTTCATCTACAACGTGGTCGGCATTCCGCTGGCGGCGGCAGGGCTGCTCTCGCCGGTGGTGGCGGGTGCGGCGATGGCACTGTCCTCCGTCTCGGTGCTGGCCAACGCGCTGCTGCTGGCGCGTTGGCGTCCGGCGCAGGAGTGA
- the cueR gene encoding Cu(I)-responsive transcriptional regulator, which produces MMNIGEAARASGVSSKMIRHYEQIGLLPQAVRRDNGYRLYGDPEVQSLRFIRHARSLGFGLETVRELLSLWQDESRASRDVHRLATEHLQALQRKAEELRVVMAALQNLVSCCHGDARPDCPILEELAGHASGAPFEPPT; this is translated from the coding sequence ATGATGAATATCGGTGAAGCCGCGCGTGCCAGTGGCGTGTCGAGCAAGATGATCCGTCACTACGAGCAGATCGGCCTGTTGCCGCAGGCGGTGCGTCGCGACAACGGCTACCGGCTCTATGGTGACCCGGAGGTGCAGAGCCTGCGCTTCATCCGCCATGCCCGCAGCCTGGGCTTCGGGCTTGAAACAGTACGCGAACTGCTATCCCTCTGGCAGGACGAATCGCGGGCGAGCCGCGACGTCCACCGCTTGGCGACCGAGCATCTGCAGGCCCTGCAACGCAAGGCGGAGGAGCTGCGAGTCGTGATGGCGGCCTTGCAGAATCTAGTCTCTTGTTGCCATGGGGATGCGCGCCCGGATTGCCCGATCCTGGAGGAGCTTGCCGGCCACGCAAGCGGGGCGCCCTTCGAGCCACCCACCTGA